TGGACATGATTCCTGGACCGAAACATATAACAATCCGAAAGTCTATGAGTGGTTGTTACAGCAAAAACGCAAACCGGAAGCAGAAGTCAGAGCAGCAGAAAAAAAGGAAGCGGCAGAGCGTAAAGCGAAACGAGCCGCTGCAAAAAAGAAGAAATAAAACGGAGATCGAATTACTGTACCAGACCCTTGGTTAATTCCATGAATGCGGTTTCAAGGTTGATTTCTTCTTCGTGGAATAAACGAAGTTTGAAGCCTTCATTGATTAATATTGTGGGAATAAAGGTGTAGTCCTTGACGTCGTTTTGGAGCGTGATCAGCATGACATTGTTTTGGATGTCAATGTTGGAAACGAGCTCATGAGCTTCGAGCAGGGTTGCCGCTTTGTCGGTATTTTCGTTGACGGAAACGTGTAACAAAATACGTTGTCTTGCTTTTTTCATGACTTCATCGACATTGTCGTCGATAATCAGGTTTCCTTTTTCGATCATTCCCACACGCGTACAGACATCTGCCAGTTCTGGTAGAATATGACTTGAAACAATCACCGTTTTCTTTAATTCTCCCAGGCGTTTCAACAAGTTCCGAATTTCGATTCGAGCACGCGGGTCAAGTCCACTGGCCGGCTCGTCGAGCAAAAGAACCTGTGGTTCATGTAACAGGACACGTGCCAGTCCAATGCGTTGGGTTTGACCACGGGAAAGCTGGTTGACCATGGCATCTCGTTTAAAGGACATATCAACTAGTTCCAGTTTTTCTTCACAGACTTTACGTCTTTGAGGCCCTTTGATTCGATAGGCCGATGCAAAGAACTCGAGGTATTCAATCACCGTCATATCATCATAAACACCGAAGAAGTCCGGCATAAATCCAACGAGTCTTCTGATCTCTTCGGGATGCGTATAGATCGATTTTCCACAAACGTACGCTTCACCATAATCGGGACTGAGCAGTGTAGCGATCATTCGCATGGTGGTGGTTTTGCCAGAACCATTAGGGCCAATAAAACCAAAGACGTCTCCTTCACCCAGATTAAGATTGATGTTATTCACGGCAATCAAGTCGCCGT
The Gimesia aquarii DNA segment above includes these coding regions:
- a CDS encoding ABC transporter ATP-binding protein, whose amino-acid sequence is MIETRNLTKRYGDLIAVNNINLNLGEGDVFGFIGPNGSGKTTTMRMIATLLSPDYGEAYVCGKSIYTHPEEIRRLVGFMPDFFGVYDDMTVIEYLEFFASAYRIKGPQRRKVCEEKLELVDMSFKRDAMVNQLSRGQTQRIGLARVLLHEPQVLLLDEPASGLDPRARIEIRNLLKRLGELKKTVIVSSHILPELADVCTRVGMIEKGNLIIDDNVDEVMKKARQRILLHVSVNENTDKAATLLEAHELVSNIDIQNNVMLITLQNDVKDYTFIPTILINEGFKLRLFHEEEINLETAFMELTKGLVQ